The Thermonema lapsum genome window below encodes:
- a CDS encoding serine hydroxymethyltransferase, with amino-acid sequence MLHRDQAIFNLIAQEENRQKSGIELIASENFVSEQVMQAMGSVLTNKYAEGLPYKRYYGGCQFVDEVETLAIERAKQLFKATWVNVQPHSGAQANAAVMLAVLKPGDKILGFNLAHGGHLTHGSPVNFSGKLYQPSFYGVEPETGRINWDKVEEIAHKERPKLIICGASAYSRDWDYARLRAIADSVGALLLADISHPAGLIARGLLNDPLEHCHIVTTTTHKTLRGPRGGMIMLRHDFENPFGIKDNKGKLRMMSSLLDSAVFPGTQGGPLEHVIAAKAVAFHEALTDEYATYVQHVRANAQAMADAFLKRGYEIISGGTDNHLMLIDLRNKGITGKQAEETLGKADITVNKNMVPFDTQSPFVTSGIRVGTAAITTRGLRPEHMEQIVDWIDRSLQNAANDSALEQIKHEVHAFMQQFPLFSW; translated from the coding sequence ATGCTACATCGAGACCAAGCCATTTTCAACCTCATAGCCCAAGAAGAAAACCGCCAAAAGAGCGGTATTGAACTCATTGCTTCCGAAAACTTCGTTTCGGAACAGGTAATGCAAGCCATGGGCAGCGTGCTTACCAACAAGTATGCCGAAGGTTTGCCCTATAAGCGTTACTACGGTGGATGCCAATTCGTAGATGAGGTAGAAACTTTAGCCATCGAGCGCGCCAAGCAATTGTTCAAGGCTACTTGGGTGAACGTGCAGCCCCATTCTGGAGCACAAGCCAATGCGGCTGTGATGTTGGCGGTGCTCAAGCCCGGCGATAAAATACTGGGCTTCAACTTGGCACACGGAGGGCACCTAACGCACGGCTCGCCCGTCAACTTTTCCGGAAAGCTCTATCAGCCTTCATTTTATGGGGTAGAGCCTGAAACCGGACGCATCAACTGGGACAAAGTGGAGGAAATTGCGCATAAAGAGCGTCCCAAACTCATCATATGCGGTGCTTCGGCTTATTCGCGCGATTGGGATTATGCCCGTCTGCGTGCTATTGCCGATAGCGTAGGGGCTTTGTTGTTGGCAGACATTTCGCACCCTGCCGGCTTGATTGCCCGCGGTTTGCTCAACGACCCACTCGAACACTGCCACATCGTAACCACCACCACACACAAAACCCTGCGTGGTCCGCGTGGAGGCATGATTATGCTGCGTCATGACTTTGAAAACCCCTTCGGTATCAAAGACAATAAAGGCAAGCTGCGCATGATGTCATCGCTGCTCGACAGCGCCGTATTTCCGGGCACACAAGGTGGACCGCTCGAGCATGTGATTGCTGCTAAAGCAGTGGCTTTCCACGAAGCCCTTACCGATGAATATGCCACTTATGTGCAGCATGTGCGCGCCAACGCGCAAGCTATGGCAGACGCTTTTTTGAAAAGAGGATACGAAATTATCTCTGGTGGCACAGACAACCACCTGATGCTCATAGACCTGCGCAACAAAGGCATTACTGGCAAACAGGCAGAAGAAACCTTGGGCAAAGCTGACATCACCGTAAACAAAAACATGGTGCCGTTCGATACCCAATCGCCTTTTGTTACTTCGGGCATACGGGTAGGTACGGCAGCCATCACTACCCGCGGCTTGCGCCCCGAACACATGGAGCAAATTGTGGATTGGATAGACCGCAGTCTGCAAAATGCCGCCAACGATTCGGCACTTGAGCAAATCAAACACGAAGTGCATGCTTTCATGCAGCAGTTCCCGCTGTTTAGCTGGTAG
- the ahcY gene encoding adenosylhomocysteinase, giving the protein MATTQEKLKYKVKDINLADWGRKEIHLAEAEMPGLMAIREEYRDKKPLKGARIAGCLHMTIQTAVLIETLVELGAEVAWSSCNIFSTQDHAAAAIAARGIPVFAWKGMTEEEYIWCIKQTLFAFEGGKPLNMILDDGGDLTNLVLDEYPELVKDIRGISEETTTGVHRLYERMKKGTLPVPAINVNDSVTKSKFDNRYGCRESLVDAIRRATDIMLAGKVAVVAGYGDVGKGSAQSLRSQGVRVIVTEIDPICALQACMDGYQVMRMDDAIPQADIIVTATGNCDIVVGRHFKMMKDKAIVCNIGHFDNEIDVAWLKQNYGHTRVNIKPQVDMYNVDGKEIILLAEGRLVNLGCATGHPSFVMSCSFTNQVLAQIELWNNHDKYENKVYILPKHLDEKVARLHLPKLGAQLDTLTPKQAEYIGVPVEGPFKPEHYRY; this is encoded by the coding sequence ATGGCAACAACTCAAGAAAAACTGAAGTACAAGGTAAAGGACATCAATTTAGCAGATTGGGGAAGAAAGGAAATCCATTTGGCAGAGGCAGAAATGCCCGGTTTGATGGCTATTCGTGAAGAATATCGCGATAAAAAACCTTTGAAAGGTGCTCGCATTGCCGGCTGTTTGCATATGACCATCCAAACTGCCGTACTCATCGAAACGCTCGTGGAGTTGGGTGCCGAAGTAGCTTGGTCTTCTTGTAATATATTTTCTACCCAAGACCACGCAGCAGCGGCTATTGCTGCTCGGGGCATTCCCGTATTTGCATGGAAAGGCATGACCGAAGAGGAATATATCTGGTGCATTAAGCAAACCCTCTTTGCCTTTGAAGGAGGCAAACCCCTGAATATGATTCTGGACGATGGGGGAGACCTCACCAACTTGGTATTGGACGAATACCCCGAATTGGTCAAAGACATACGTGGCATTTCGGAAGAAACTACCACCGGCGTGCATCGCCTCTATGAGCGCATGAAAAAAGGCACTTTGCCCGTGCCAGCCATCAACGTGAACGACTCTGTAACCAAGTCGAAGTTTGATAACCGCTATGGCTGCCGCGAGTCTTTGGTCGATGCTATCCGCCGTGCCACTGACATAATGCTTGCTGGCAAAGTGGCAGTAGTAGCCGGTTATGGTGATGTGGGCAAAGGGTCGGCGCAATCGTTGCGTAGCCAAGGCGTGCGTGTGATTGTTACCGAGATAGACCCCATCTGTGCCCTACAAGCCTGTATGGACGGCTACCAAGTGATGCGCATGGACGACGCCATCCCGCAAGCCGACATCATAGTAACAGCCACCGGTAACTGCGACATTGTGGTAGGGCGCCACTTCAAAATGATGAAAGACAAAGCCATTGTTTGCAATATCGGACACTTCGACAATGAAATAGACGTGGCTTGGCTCAAGCAAAACTATGGGCATACCCGCGTGAACATCAAGCCCCAAGTAGATATGTACAATGTGGATGGCAAAGAAATTATCTTGCTTGCCGAAGGGCGCTTGGTGAACTTGGGTTGTGCTACCGGTCATCCTTCGTTCGTGATGTCCTGCTCATTCACCAACCAAGTGTTGGCACAAATAGAACTGTGGAACAACCACGACAAATACGAAAACAAAGTCTATATCCTGCCCAAGCATCTGGATGAAAAAGTAGCACGCTTGCATTTGCCTAAGCTGGGCGCACAACTCGACACCCTCACCCCCAAACAAGCCGAGTACATAGGGGTGCCTGTAGAAGGTCCTTTTAAACCTGAGCACTACCGTTATTAA
- the tatC gene encoding twin-arginine translocase subunit TatC, which translates to MAKPVDDKEMSFIDHLEELRWHLIRSLLAILVFTVVAFIYKDFFFGKIVLGPARLDFWTYRKLCELGQLIDSPALCFDKLNFTLQSRKMAGQFLMHLTSSFVIGLIIAFPYVFWELWRFVRPGLYENERRVTTGVVLVVSLLFLTGSLFGYYILTPISVQFLANYTLDPSIVNEFDIISYVSTLLTLVLGCALLFQLPMLVYFLAKAGIVDAQSMRIYRRHAIVVIFVVAAIITPADVFSQIIVALPLILLYEISIFIAGFVKKKEERQEALQKRDA; encoded by the coding sequence ATGGCAAAGCCTGTGGATGACAAAGAAATGAGTTTTATAGACCACCTCGAAGAACTGCGCTGGCATTTGATTCGCTCGCTGTTAGCAATTCTGGTATTTACAGTGGTAGCCTTTATTTACAAAGACTTCTTTTTTGGTAAGATAGTGCTGGGACCCGCGCGCCTGGACTTCTGGACCTACCGAAAACTCTGTGAATTGGGACAGCTCATAGACTCACCGGCACTTTGCTTCGATAAGTTGAACTTTACCCTTCAGAGCCGAAAAATGGCAGGGCAGTTTCTCATGCACCTGACTTCTTCCTTTGTCATTGGTTTAATCATTGCATTTCCTTATGTGTTTTGGGAATTGTGGCGCTTTGTGCGACCTGGTTTATATGAAAACGAGCGTCGGGTAACTACCGGAGTGGTATTGGTGGTTTCTTTGTTGTTCCTTACTGGTTCTCTTTTCGGCTATTATATTCTCACCCCTATTTCGGTGCAGTTCTTAGCCAACTATACCCTCGACCCCTCTATCGTCAACGAATTCGACATTATTTCCTATGTGTCCACACTCCTCACCTTGGTGTTGGGCTGTGCTTTGTTGTTTCAACTGCCCATGTTGGTTTATTTCCTCGCCAAGGCGGGCATCGTCGATGCACAAAGCATGAGAATCTATAGGCGGCATGCCATCGTGGTTATATTCGTGGTGGCAGCTATCATTACGCCTGCTGATGTTTTCAGCCAAATCATTGTGGCTTTGCCGCTGATTTTACTTTATGAAATCAGTATCTTTATTGCGGGCTTTGTAAAGAAGAAAGAAGAGCGGCAAGAAGCATTGCAAAAGCGTGATGCCTGA
- a CDS encoding NAD(P)(+) transhydrogenase (Re/Si-specific) subunit beta, protein MTNRELIIALGYLLASVLFILGIKLLGKPSTARRGNFYSAVGMLVAVGVTLMHQNILSWTEIFATVLVGTAIGWIAAKRVEMTQMPEMVALFNGFGGAASMFVATSEQWHVAIEQGGKPELITAITTVVSIIIGAITLTGSLIAYGKLSGKVSGKAIVFSGQHLLNLVLALAMVGAAVWSIQAPAHLLPLLLMLGIALLLGVLTVIPIGGADMPVVVSLLNSYSGIAACATGFVLNNQVLIIAGALVGASGLILTQIMCKAMNRSLVSVLLGGFGQTSGSGSAVGSSEIVVKEVHPEEAAMLFDGASSVIIVPGYGMAVAQAQHVVRELMELLEKRGIDVKFAIHPVAGRMPGHMNVLLAEANVPYDKLVEMEQINDEFANTDVVLVIGANDVVNPAALKDPSSPIYGMPILNAYQAKTVIICKRSMNPGYAGIENELFGYPNALMMFGDAKKTITEVVNELKENAS, encoded by the coding sequence ATGACAAACCGAGAACTCATCATTGCACTGGGCTACTTGCTTGCCAGTGTGTTGTTTATATTAGGCATTAAATTACTGGGTAAGCCTTCTACGGCGCGGCGTGGCAACTTCTATTCTGCGGTGGGCATGCTCGTTGCTGTAGGAGTTACCCTTATGCACCAAAACATCTTAAGCTGGACCGAAATCTTTGCCACTGTTTTGGTAGGTACTGCCATCGGCTGGATTGCTGCCAAACGTGTAGAGATGACACAGATGCCCGAAATGGTTGCTCTTTTCAATGGCTTTGGTGGTGCTGCTTCTATGTTTGTGGCTACCTCTGAGCAGTGGCATGTTGCCATAGAGCAGGGAGGCAAGCCCGAGCTCATCACTGCCATTACTACGGTGGTGAGTATCATCATTGGGGCTATCACCCTCACCGGCTCACTCATTGCTTATGGCAAGTTGAGCGGTAAGGTAAGCGGTAAAGCCATTGTATTCAGCGGGCAGCATCTGCTTAATTTGGTACTGGCGTTGGCAATGGTGGGGGCAGCGGTGTGGAGCATACAGGCACCCGCCCATTTGCTACCTCTGCTGCTCATGCTGGGCATCGCGCTGCTGCTGGGTGTGCTCACAGTCATTCCTATTGGTGGAGCCGATATGCCGGTAGTCGTTTCTTTGCTCAACTCTTACTCAGGCATTGCGGCGTGTGCCACCGGCTTCGTGCTTAACAATCAAGTACTTATCATTGCAGGGGCTTTGGTGGGGGCTTCCGGGCTCATCCTCACCCAAATCATGTGCAAAGCCATGAACCGCTCGCTGGTGAGTGTGCTGCTGGGAGGATTCGGGCAAACCAGCGGTTCAGGTAGCGCCGTAGGCAGCAGCGAGATAGTAGTGAAAGAAGTGCATCCCGAAGAAGCTGCTATGTTGTTCGACGGCGCCTCTTCGGTGATTATCGTACCCGGTTATGGTATGGCGGTAGCGCAGGCGCAGCACGTGGTGCGTGAGCTGATGGAGCTGCTCGAAAAGCGGGGCATTGATGTGAAGTTTGCCATACATCCTGTGGCAGGGCGTATGCCCGGGCACATGAACGTGCTTTTGGCAGAAGCCAACGTGCCCTATGACAAACTGGTAGAAATGGAGCAAATCAACGACGAATTTGCCAATACCGATGTGGTGCTGGTGATTGGTGCCAACGATGTGGTGAACCCTGCCGCACTCAAAGACCCCAGCAGTCCCATTTATGGCATGCCTATCTTGAATGCTTATCAAGCCAAGACCGTTATTATCTGCAAGCGTAGTATGAATCCCGGTTATGCAGGCATCGAAAACGAGCTTTTTGGCTATCCGAATGCGCTCATGATGTTTGGCGATGCCAAAAAAACCATTACCGAAGTGGTGAACGAGTTAAAAGAAAATGCTTCATAG
- a CDS encoding adenosylcobalamin-dependent ribonucleoside-diphosphate reductase — protein MNQIELKSTGKQTLEDCPVYTVPEALEASKKYFGGDELAASVWVNKYALKDSFGRIYELTPDDMHRRMAKEIHRIELKYPNPLSEEEIYHLFKDFRYIVPQGGPMTGIGNPFQIASLSNCFVIGHDGPSDSYGGILKIDEEQIQLMKRRGGVGHDLSHIRPKGSPVMNSALTSTGVVPFMERYSNSTREVAQDGRRGALMLTISIKHPDAEAFIDAKLDGTKVTGANVSVKIDDEFMRAVKEGKPYVQQFPIDSPQPRVKKEIDARKLWKKIIHNAWKSAEPGVLFWDTILRESIPDCYADLGFRTVSTNPCGEIPLCPYDSCRLLAINLFSYVEKPFTEEAYFNWEKFKKHAQLALRIMDDIVDLELEKIDQIIAKIENDPEDWEIKEREFRLWHKIREKCIQGRRTGVGITAEGDMLAALGYRYGSDEAIDFSVQVHKTLALEAYRSSVKLAQERGAFPIYDAAREENNPFIKRLREVDSALYEAMRQHGRRNIALLTIAPTGTTSIMTQTTSGIEPVFLVSYKRRRKVNPNDKNVRVDFVDEVGDAWEEYHVFHHKFVDWLKVKGYDPEEVAKLPYEELEAIIKQSPYYKSTANDIDWVAKVKMQGAIQKWVDHSISVTVNIPEETSEEMVAKIYMTGWEVGCKGITVYREGSRSGVLVSDKKKKEDPQNAEFKNTNAPKRPKVLEADVIQFKNNDEDWVAVVGLLNGRPYEIFTGRAEDSFSILSQVSKGWVIKNRTEEGRSRYDFQYIDKDGYRVTIEGLSRTFNKEYWNYAKLISGVLRHGMPIEYVVDMVNDLHLNDESLNTWKNGVVRALKRYIPNGTVPADNQCPNCGDDALVYEEGCLNCKSCGMSKCS, from the coding sequence ATGAATCAAATAGAACTAAAATCAACCGGCAAACAAACCCTTGAAGACTGCCCCGTGTACACTGTGCCCGAAGCCCTGGAGGCTTCGAAAAAATACTTTGGTGGCGATGAACTGGCAGCCAGTGTGTGGGTCAACAAATATGCATTGAAAGACTCTTTCGGTAGAATTTATGAGCTTACGCCTGACGACATGCACCGGCGCATGGCAAAAGAGATTCACCGCATTGAACTGAAATATCCCAACCCTCTTTCCGAAGAAGAAATTTATCATCTATTCAAGGATTTTCGCTATATCGTGCCCCAAGGTGGTCCCATGACTGGCATCGGCAACCCTTTTCAAATTGCCTCTCTCTCCAACTGCTTTGTAATTGGGCATGATGGACCCAGCGATTCCTATGGTGGCATCTTGAAAATAGACGAAGAGCAAATTCAATTGATGAAACGGCGGGGTGGTGTAGGGCATGACCTCTCTCATATACGCCCCAAAGGCTCCCCGGTGATGAACAGCGCTTTGACCTCGACCGGTGTGGTACCTTTCATGGAGCGCTATTCCAACTCTACGCGCGAAGTAGCACAAGATGGGCGTCGGGGGGCGCTGATGCTTACCATATCTATCAAACACCCCGATGCCGAAGCCTTCATCGATGCCAAACTGGATGGCACCAAAGTAACCGGTGCCAACGTGTCGGTGAAAATAGATGACGAATTCATGCGGGCAGTCAAAGAAGGGAAGCCCTATGTGCAGCAATTTCCCATAGATAGCCCTCAACCTCGTGTCAAAAAAGAAATAGATGCCCGCAAGTTGTGGAAAAAAATCATTCATAATGCATGGAAATCGGCAGAGCCGGGAGTGTTATTCTGGGACACCATCCTGCGGGAGTCAATACCCGACTGCTATGCTGACCTCGGCTTCCGTACCGTATCGACCAACCCTTGTGGCGAAATACCGCTTTGCCCCTATGACAGCTGCCGCCTGTTGGCTATCAATCTGTTCAGTTATGTGGAAAAACCATTCACAGAAGAAGCTTACTTCAACTGGGAAAAGTTCAAAAAGCACGCCCAACTTGCCTTGCGCATCATGGACGACATCGTGGATTTGGAACTGGAAAAAATAGACCAAATCATAGCCAAAATAGAGAACGACCCCGAAGATTGGGAAATCAAAGAGCGGGAGTTTCGTCTGTGGCATAAAATACGTGAAAAGTGCATACAAGGACGACGTACCGGTGTGGGCATTACTGCCGAAGGCGATATGCTGGCGGCTTTGGGGTACCGTTACGGCAGCGATGAAGCTATTGATTTTTCTGTTCAGGTACACAAAACACTGGCTCTTGAGGCTTATCGCTCGTCGGTGAAGCTGGCACAAGAGCGCGGAGCATTTCCCATCTATGATGCCGCACGCGAAGAAAACAACCCCTTCATCAAGCGTTTGCGTGAGGTAGACTCCGCCCTTTATGAAGCAATGCGCCAGCATGGGCGCCGCAACATCGCTTTGTTGACTATTGCCCCCACGGGCACTACCAGCATCATGACACAGACTACCTCAGGAATAGAGCCGGTCTTTTTGGTGTCTTACAAACGTCGCCGCAAAGTGAATCCAAACGATAAAAACGTGCGGGTCGATTTTGTCGATGAAGTAGGTGATGCATGGGAAGAGTATCATGTGTTCCATCATAAATTTGTAGACTGGCTCAAGGTAAAAGGTTATGACCCCGAAGAAGTAGCCAAGCTGCCCTATGAAGAACTGGAAGCCATCATTAAGCAATCGCCTTATTACAAGTCCACAGCCAACGACATAGACTGGGTGGCAAAAGTGAAAATGCAAGGGGCTATTCAAAAATGGGTAGACCATTCTATTAGCGTAACGGTGAACATCCCCGAAGAGACCTCTGAGGAGATGGTAGCCAAAATTTACATGACCGGATGGGAAGTCGGATGCAAAGGTATTACCGTTTATCGTGAGGGGTCGCGCTCGGGGGTGCTTGTGTCAGACAAGAAGAAAAAAGAAGACCCCCAAAATGCAGAATTCAAAAACACCAATGCGCCCAAGCGCCCCAAAGTACTGGAAGCCGATGTAATTCAGTTTAAAAACAACGACGAGGATTGGGTAGCTGTGGTGGGCTTGCTCAACGGGCGCCCCTATGAAATATTTACCGGACGCGCCGAAGATTCGTTCTCTATCCTATCACAGGTAAGCAAAGGTTGGGTCATTAAAAATCGCACCGAGGAAGGGCGTTCGCGCTACGATTTTCAATACATAGACAAAGATGGCTACCGTGTAACCATTGAGGGCTTGTCGCGCACCTTTAATAAAGAATACTGGAACTACGCCAAATTGATTTCCGGCGTGTTGCGTCATGGCATGCCCATCGAATACGTGGTAGATATGGTCAATGACCTGCATCTAAACGACGAAAGCCTGAATACTTGGAAAAACGGTGTGGTGCGTGCACTCAAACGCTATATTCCCAATGGTACAGTGCCCGCAGATAATCAATGCCCCAACTGTGGTGATGATGCATTGGTTTATGAAGAAGGTTGCCTCAACTGCAAGAGCTGTGGCATGAGCAAGTGCTCGTAA
- the uvrA gene encoding excinuclease ABC subunit UvrA: MEQFIRVSGARVHNLKNIDIDIPRFRLVVITGVSGSGKSSLVFDTLYAEGQRRYLESFASYARNFLGTLERPDVDSIEGLSPVIAIEQKTTSRNPRSTVGTTTEIYDYLRLLYARAAEAYSYVTGKKMVRQSEDQITNSILERFAGQKIQLLAPLVRGRKGHYRELFKKLEKSGYTKVRVDGEVRDIEPQMQLDRYKIHDIELVIDRLRPKEDDRHRLTQSVRKALQEGNGLLLVIDEAGNPFFYSKRLMCPESGIAYDDPAPNMFSFNSPYGACPTCEGLGVIEHIPREAVFPDPELSIEEGAIAPLGEYRDIWVFKKIAAILKQHGYKLTMPVKKLPEEVINILLYGSKEKVAVPSKKYPGQEWETGFDGIIPFLEWQLQEGTAKMREFVGEFVVSETCPECKGARLKKESLHFKIDGKNIAEVAAMDLQQLDAWLNQLPGRLNPTQQLIAEEILKEISKRVHFLLDVGLHYLTLDRPMRTLSGGEAQRIRLATQIGTQLTGVLYLLDEPSIGLHQRDNEKLIRALKALRDLGNSVIVVEHDKEMMLAADHLVDVGPGAGRHGGRIVAQGSPQEVMTCANSPTALYLKGERAIAVPTKRRAGNGKMLILKGARGHNLKNITVRFPLGTMIGITGVSGSGKSSLIHHTLFPILRKHFYRSQRDPLPYDSIEGLEHIDKVIEIDQAPIGRTPRSNPATYTGLFTHIRNLFKDLPEAKIRGYKAGRFSFNVKGGRCEACGGAGVKTIEMEFLPDVQVLCDVCKGKRYNRETLEVRYKGKSIADVLDMTIEEAAAFFENHPQIARYLTVLNEVGLGYLTLGQPATTLSGGEAQRIKLATELIRKSTGNTFYILDEPTTGLHFQDIERLLDFLNRLVEQGNTVLVIEHNLDVIKVCDYLIDLGPEGGAQGGTIVCEGTPEEVAAHRQSHTGRFLRMELKQGQFAEK, from the coding sequence ATGGAGCAGTTTATTCGTGTGAGTGGTGCCCGTGTGCACAACCTGAAAAATATTGATATTGACATTCCCCGTTTCCGTCTGGTGGTCATTACTGGTGTAAGTGGAAGTGGCAAATCTTCTTTGGTATTCGATACCCTCTATGCCGAAGGGCAACGCCGCTATTTGGAAAGCTTCGCCTCTTATGCCCGTAATTTTTTGGGTACGCTTGAGCGCCCCGATGTGGACAGCATCGAAGGACTCAGCCCGGTGATTGCCATAGAACAAAAAACGACTTCACGCAACCCACGTTCTACGGTAGGCACTACCACCGAAATATATGACTACTTGCGTTTGTTGTATGCTCGTGCGGCTGAAGCCTACTCTTATGTAACCGGCAAGAAGATGGTGCGGCAGTCCGAAGACCAAATCACCAACTCTATATTAGAGCGCTTTGCCGGGCAAAAAATACAGCTACTTGCCCCATTGGTGCGGGGGCGCAAAGGGCACTACCGTGAGCTGTTCAAAAAGCTTGAAAAAAGTGGCTATACCAAAGTGCGTGTAGATGGCGAGGTGCGCGACATAGAGCCCCAAATGCAGCTCGACCGCTATAAAATCCACGACATAGAATTGGTCATTGACCGTTTGCGTCCCAAAGAGGACGACCGCCACCGCTTGACGCAGTCGGTACGCAAAGCGCTTCAAGAAGGCAACGGGCTGCTGCTGGTCATCGACGAGGCGGGCAATCCTTTCTTTTATTCTAAACGCCTGATGTGCCCCGAATCGGGCATTGCCTATGATGACCCGGCACCTAATATGTTTTCGTTCAACTCACCTTATGGGGCTTGTCCTACATGCGAAGGCTTGGGGGTGATAGAACACATTCCGCGCGAGGCTGTCTTTCCTGACCCTGAGCTGAGTATTGAAGAGGGTGCCATTGCCCCGCTGGGTGAATATCGTGATATATGGGTTTTCAAAAAGATAGCAGCCATCCTAAAACAGCACGGCTATAAGTTGACGATGCCGGTCAAGAAACTACCCGAAGAGGTTATCAATATTTTGCTTTACGGCTCAAAGGAAAAAGTGGCAGTGCCTTCCAAAAAATATCCTGGGCAAGAATGGGAAACTGGCTTCGATGGCATCATTCCTTTTTTAGAATGGCAACTGCAAGAAGGAACCGCTAAGATGCGCGAGTTCGTCGGTGAGTTTGTAGTGAGCGAAACCTGTCCCGAATGTAAAGGAGCGCGCCTCAAAAAAGAATCTCTACATTTCAAAATAGACGGCAAAAACATAGCCGAAGTGGCTGCCATGGACCTGCAGCAGCTGGATGCATGGCTGAACCAATTGCCCGGGCGCTTGAATCCTACCCAGCAGCTGATTGCCGAAGAAATACTCAAAGAAATCAGCAAGCGTGTGCATTTTCTCTTGGATGTGGGGCTTCATTACCTCACCCTCGACCGCCCTATGCGTACCCTCTCAGGAGGCGAAGCCCAGCGCATACGCCTTGCCACTCAAATAGGCACCCAACTCACAGGCGTGCTTTACTTGCTCGATGAGCCGAGTATTGGCTTACATCAGCGCGACAACGAGAAGCTGATTCGTGCTTTGAAAGCCCTGCGCGACTTAGGCAACTCAGTCATCGTAGTAGAGCACGACAAAGAGATGATGTTGGCAGCCGACCATCTTGTAGATGTGGGTCCGGGGGCGGGGCGTCACGGTGGGCGAATAGTAGCCCAAGGCAGCCCGCAGGAAGTAATGACATGTGCCAACAGCCCTACAGCCCTGTATTTGAAAGGCGAGCGCGCAATAGCCGTGCCGACAAAGCGCCGCGCCGGCAATGGCAAAATGTTGATACTGAAAGGTGCGCGCGGACATAACCTCAAAAACATCACCGTGCGCTTCCCTTTGGGCACTATGATTGGCATCACGGGGGTATCGGGTTCGGGCAAGTCCAGCCTTATCCACCATACTCTTTTTCCCATCCTGCGTAAACACTTCTACCGCTCGCAGCGCGACCCGCTGCCTTACGACAGCATCGAAGGCTTGGAACATATCGACAAGGTCATAGAAATAGACCAAGCGCCCATCGGGCGTACGCCTCGTTCTAACCCTGCCACCTATACGGGACTATTTACCCACATCCGTAATTTGTTTAAAGATTTGCCCGAAGCCAAAATACGTGGCTACAAAGCCGGGCGCTTTTCTTTCAACGTAAAAGGGGGGCGCTGCGAAGCCTGCGGCGGTGCGGGAGTGAAAACCATTGAAATGGAGTTTCTGCCCGACGTGCAGGTGCTTTGCGATGTCTGCAAAGGCAAACGCTACAATCGCGAAACCCTCGAAGTGCGCTACAAGGGTAAATCTATTGCCGACGTGCTGGATATGACCATAGAAGAAGCCGCCGCTTTCTTTGAAAATCACCCCCAAATAGCCCGCTACTTGACTGTGCTTAACGAAGTAGGCTTGGGGTATCTGACCCTGGGGCAGCCAGCAACCACACTATCGGGCGGCGAAGCGCAGCGCATCAAGCTGGCTACTGAGCTGATACGCAAAAGCACCGGCAACACTTTCTACATCCTCGACGAACCCACTACCGGCTTGCATTTTCAGGATATAGAGCGCCTGCTCGACTTCCTCAACCGCTTGGTGGAGCAGGGCAACACGGTGCTTGTCATAGAGCACAACCTCGATGTCATCAAAGTA